The Caproicibacterium lactatifermentans genome contains a region encoding:
- a CDS encoding zinc ribbon domain-containing protein, producing the protein MQQRQYICPKCGCMQYETDQFQATGSNFAKLFDVQNKRFITITCSQCGYTELYRAQTSAGMNILDFLIGN; encoded by the coding sequence ATGCAGCAAAGACAATATATTTGCCCAAAGTGCGGATGTATGCAGTACGAAACCGACCAGTTTCAGGCAACTGGCAGCAACTTTGCCAAGCTGTTTGATGTACAGAATAAACGGTTTATTACCATTACCTGCTCACAGTGCGGTTATACAGAGCTGTATCGGGCTCAGACCAGTGCCGGTATGAATATTCTGGATTTTTTGATTGGAAACTAA
- a CDS encoding biotin transporter BioY, producing MKQKTKQMALCALCAALTCVMAPLSLPIGQVPISLATFAVMLSAALLGPKLGALSQAVYLLLGCIGIPVFAGFNSGFACIVGPTGGYLLGYLVLAAAEGLLYRILNGGKQALLKKSAALVISMLVGTAALYTLGTCWFILVTHTPLPAAMMTCVVPFLPGDAVKIAAVTVLVPQLERALGRLNHGCPAE from the coding sequence ATGAAACAAAAAACGAAACAAATGGCACTATGCGCTCTGTGTGCGGCGCTAACTTGTGTGATGGCTCCGCTGTCCCTTCCGATTGGACAGGTGCCCATTAGTCTGGCAACTTTTGCGGTTATGTTGAGTGCAGCTCTGCTTGGCCCGAAACTGGGTGCTCTTAGTCAGGCCGTTTATTTGCTGCTGGGCTGCATCGGTATACCGGTCTTCGCTGGCTTTAATTCCGGCTTTGCCTGCATTGTAGGCCCAACAGGTGGTTATCTGTTGGGATATTTGGTACTGGCAGCGGCAGAAGGTCTGCTGTATCGCATCTTGAACGGTGGAAAACAGGCGTTGCTGAAAAAATCTGCCGCACTGGTTATTTCCATGTTGGTCGGTACGGCAGCCCTCTATACATTAGGAACCTGTTGGTTTATTCTGGTTACACATACACCGCTGCCGGCCGCGATGATGACCTGCGTAGTGCCGTTCCTGCCTGGGGATGCTGTTAAGATTGCTGCTGTTACCGTTTTGGTGCCGCAGCTGGAGCGCGCATTGGGACGCTTAAATCATGGCTGCCCGGCAGAATGA
- a CDS encoding DUF1284 domain-containing protein: MAARQNEPLPLRPHHGLCLLHYIGRGYSDAFTQNMSKKAVHLREEPDTEIVLCTQTDSLCDSCPNRCGTHCSSEKPKRYDEAVLRLCGLQAAQTLPWRELRRRCRQLAQSGMESVCGDCQWFTLCREVERT; encoded by the coding sequence ATGGCTGCCCGGCAGAATGAACCGCTGCCCCTGCGGCCGCATCACGGCCTGTGCCTATTACATTATATAGGAAGAGGGTACAGCGACGCTTTTACACAAAATATGAGTAAAAAAGCAGTCCATCTGCGGGAAGAACCGGACACGGAAATCGTCCTGTGTACACAGACGGACAGCCTTTGCGACAGCTGCCCCAATCGATGCGGCACGCATTGCAGCAGTGAAAAACCAAAGAGGTATGATGAGGCGGTCCTGCGTTTGTGCGGTCTGCAGGCCGCACAAACGCTTCCGTGGCGGGAACTGCGCCGTCGGTGCAGACAGCTTGCACAGAGCGGCATGGAGAGCGTCTGTGGGGACTGTCAGTGGTTTACACTCTGCCGAGAGGTAGAACGCACGTGA
- the rpsI gene encoding 30S ribosomal protein S9 → MYDKTPYFYGTGRRKSSVARVRLYPGTGKVTINDRSIDDYFGLDTLKFIVRQPLELTGLTSKYDVVCRVSGGGVTGQAGAIRHGIARALLKVDSDSLRPALKKAGFLTRDPRMKERKKYGLKAARRAPQFSKR, encoded by the coding sequence ATGTATGATAAAACACCTTATTTCTATGGTACTGGCAGAAGAAAAAGCTCGGTAGCCCGTGTACGTCTGTATCCTGGCACAGGAAAGGTCACCATCAACGACCGCAGCATTGATGACTATTTCGGTCTGGACACTCTGAAGTTCATCGTCCGCCAGCCGCTGGAGCTGACAGGACTGACCAGCAAATATGACGTTGTCTGCCGTGTTTCCGGCGGCGGTGTCACTGGTCAGGCTGGTGCAATCCGCCACGGTATTGCACGTGCCCTGCTGAAGGTAGACAGTGACAGCCTGCGCCCGGCGCTGAAAAAGGCCGGATTCCTCACTCGTGACCCGAGAATGAAGGAACGTAAGAAGTACGGCTTGAAGGCTGCACGTCGCGCACCGCAGTTCTCTAAGCGCTGA
- the rplM gene encoding 50S ribosomal protein L13 encodes MSTYMAKAQEVKRKWYVIDAEGKPLGRVAAQVAVLLRGKEKTTYTPHVDCGDNVIVINCAKVVLTGKKLEKKHWYHHTGYIGHLKDVRYDTLMREDPCAAMKKAVKGMLPDNTLGRNALTRLRTVEGAEHQHAAQQPTVWEL; translated from the coding sequence ATGTCCACTTATATGGCGAAGGCCCAGGAGGTCAAACGCAAGTGGTATGTCATCGACGCCGAAGGCAAGCCCCTCGGTCGTGTGGCTGCCCAGGTCGCCGTCCTGCTTCGCGGCAAAGAAAAGACAACCTATACGCCCCATGTTGACTGTGGTGACAATGTCATCGTTATCAACTGCGCCAAGGTTGTTCTGACCGGCAAAAAGCTGGAAAAGAAGCATTGGTATCATCATACAGGCTATATCGGTCATTTGAAAGATGTCCGCTATGACACCCTGATGCGGGAAGACCCCTGCGCTGCTATGAAGAAGGCAGTGAAGGGCATGCTTCCTGACAACACCCTCGGCCGCAATGCGCTCACCCGTCTTCGCACTGTCGAAGGCGCAGAACATCAGCATGCAGCCCAGCAGCCCACAGTCTGGGAACTTTGA
- the aroF gene encoding 3-deoxy-7-phosphoheptulonate synthase — protein sequence MIILMKTGCTKKQVDHVIAYLHEKGLGANLSVGKEATVIGVLGDKTGLNKEHIEVMDGVEKCVPIMHDYKLASREMVPEGRKVKVRDVVFGGPELVMIAGPCAVESEEQITQAALGVKAAGAKMLRGGAYKPRTSPYAFQGLEDEGYRLLRHAADAVGLPCISEVVDPQDLDVAAKYCDMVQVGARNMQNFRLLREIGRSGMPVLLKNGISSTVEEWLDAAEYILSEGNPNVVLCERGIRTFETATRNTLDVSAVPVVKERSSLPIIVDPSHAAGKRSLVTPLAMAGVAAGADGIIVEVHPNPKTAMSDAAQQLTLPDFQQFTQEVRKVAEAVGRIL from the coding sequence ATGATTATTTTAATGAAGACTGGATGCACGAAAAAACAGGTTGACCATGTGATTGCTTATCTGCACGAAAAAGGCCTCGGTGCGAATCTCTCTGTGGGGAAAGAGGCTACGGTCATCGGTGTTCTGGGTGACAAAACAGGTTTAAACAAAGAACATATCGAAGTGATGGACGGCGTTGAAAAATGTGTTCCTATCATGCACGATTATAAACTTGCCAGCCGTGAAATGGTTCCGGAAGGCCGCAAAGTCAAAGTACGCGATGTCGTTTTCGGTGGTCCGGAACTGGTGATGATTGCAGGTCCTTGTGCCGTTGAGAGTGAGGAGCAGATTACACAGGCTGCTTTGGGTGTAAAGGCCGCAGGTGCCAAGATGCTGCGTGGCGGCGCCTATAAGCCTCGGACAAGCCCTTACGCATTTCAGGGGCTGGAGGACGAGGGTTACCGCCTGCTGCGTCACGCGGCGGATGCGGTGGGACTTCCCTGTATCAGTGAGGTGGTAGACCCACAGGATTTAGACGTGGCGGCAAAATACTGCGATATGGTACAGGTCGGCGCGCGGAATATGCAAAATTTCCGTCTGCTGCGGGAAATCGGCCGCTCTGGTATGCCGGTACTGCTGAAAAACGGCATTTCCTCTACCGTAGAGGAATGGCTGGACGCCGCGGAATACATACTCAGTGAAGGAAACCCCAATGTTGTGCTGTGTGAGCGCGGAATTCGGACATTCGAAACGGCAACACGAAATACACTTGACGTTTCAGCGGTACCGGTTGTCAAGGAGCGCAGCAGCCTTCCGATTATTGTAGACCCTTCCCATGCGGCAGGAAAACGCAGCTTGGTCACACCACTGGCAATGGCCGGTGTCGCTGCCGGTGCAGATGGCATTATCGTAGAAGTACACCCGAATCCGAAGACCGCTATGAGTGATGCAGCGCAGCAGCTGACGCTGCCAGATTTCCAGCAGTTCACACAAGAGGTGCGCAAAGTGGCGGAGGCTGTGGGACGCATCCTGTAG